The window CCTGAGGCACGCCGATCTGATCCTGCTCGGCCCCGGATCGCTCTACACGTCGATCTTGCCCAACCTGCTGATTCCCGGCATCCGCCGAGCGGCACGCCGGAGCGCGGCGAAGGTCGCGCTGATACTGAACATCATGACCCAGCCCGGAGAAACCGACGGGATGAACGCCATCGACCACTTCGACGCGATCGAGCAGCATGTCGGCGAGCGTCTGGTCGACTGTGTGCTGGTCAACTCCACCCGGCCGGCGGCGGCGCTGCTCGATCACTATGCCGCGACCGGCTCGGAGAGCGTGACCTTCGACCGCGACGGTTTCAAGAAACGCGGCGTGGAGCTCGTGGCGAGAGATCTGCTGGCCGACGGCGAGCTGATCCGACACGATCCGGCTAAACTGTGCCAGGCAGTGCTCGAGCTGACGCCGGCTCACTGAATAGCGGCTCGCCCGGGCTAGATTCTTCGAGGAGCGCGACATGGACGAATCCTCAAAAGCTCGCGTCGCGGTGGTGCTGGCCGCCGGCCAGGGTACGCGTATGCGTTCGGCGCTGCCCAAGGTACTGCATCCGGTGGGCGGCCGGCCGATGCTCGAACGGGTGATTGCCACCGCGCGGCGCGGCGGCTGCGAGAGAATCCTGGTGGTCGTCGGCCATGGAGCCGATGACGTCCGGCGAGCCGTGACCGCCTCCGACGTCACCTTCATCGAGCAGCGCCGGCAACTCGGAACCGGTCACGCCCTGGCCCAGGTCGAGCCCCACGCCCCAGGCGAATCAACGCTCCTGGTGCTGTCGGGCGACGTTCCCCTGGTATCGGCAGCGACCTTGGGCCGGCTGGCCGCGGCCGCCGCCGGGTGCTGGGGCGCCATGGCGGTCGCCGATCTCGAGCAGCCGGGCACGCTCGGACGGGTGATCGCGCGTCCTTCCGGCGAGCTCGAGCGGATCGTTGAAGCCGCCGACGCCGGACCCGAGGAGCTTGCCGTTCGACGGATCAACGCCGGCCTCTACGCCCTGCCCGCGCCGGCGGTTTTCGACTATCTGCGGCGTCTCGACGCCGGCAATGCCCAGGGGGAGCTCTATCTGACCGACGCCCTCGGCGACGCCGCGGCCGCCGGGGAGACCATCCGACTCCTGAGCCTCGACGATCCTTCGGAGGCGTTCGGTATCAACGATCGCGCCGATCTCGCTCGGGTCCACCGCGCCATCCTTGAACGCCATATGCGGCGGCTGATGCAAAGCGGC is drawn from bacterium and contains these coding sequences:
- a CDS encoding bifunctional N-acetylglucosamine-1-phosphate uridyltransferase/glucosamine-1-phosphate acetyltransferase, which encodes MDESSKARVAVVLAAGQGTRMRSALPKVLHPVGGRPMLERVIATARRGGCERILVVVGHGADDVRRAVTASDVTFIEQRRQLGTGHALAQVEPHAPGESTLLVLSGDVPLVSAATLGRLAAAAAGCWGAMAVADLEQPGTLGRVIARPSGELERIVEAADAGPEELAVRRINAGLYALPAPAVFDYLRRLDAGNAQGELYLTDALGDAAAAGETIRLLSLDDPSEAFGINDRADLARVHRAILERHMRRLMQSGVTLLEPERTAIEPEVCVGAETVVHPEVSLLGHTEIGEGCVLHQGVWIRDSKLAAGVTVAPYSVLDGAEVGAGCTVGPFARLRPASVLLTGS